CATATCTTCTCAGCAAAACAGGATAACGATCTTGATTGCACATCGCTTAAGCACTATCATGCACGCCGATAGGATTTATGTTTTGGAAAAAGGCGATGTAGTGGAAACAGGTAATCATGATAGTTTATTAGTAGAAAAAGGATTATACTATGCCATGTGGCGCCAGCAGATCGGCGAAAGGAAAAAGATGCAGGCTCAACAAACCACCGCATAATTGCAGTTTGATTTAGTAACTTTGCAGTTCCATGACTGAAATTGAAAAATCTAGACCAAATTACCTTTGGAGTATTCTCACCATGAAATGCCCACGATGCAGGCGTGGCAAGATGTTTAAAGATTCGAACGCGTATAAAAAAATCTCACTGAAACATATTTTTGATATGCCGGAGAACTGCCCGGTTTGTCACCAAAAATATGAAATGGAAACAGGTTTTTGGTATGGAACAGGATATGTGAGTTATGCGTTGGCGGTAGCCGTATCTGTGGCTACTTTTATTGCCTGGTATGTACTTATTGGTATTTCGGTAGATGATAACAGGATCTTTTATTGGTTAGGTTTTAACTGCTTCTTTCTAATAGCGATTCAACCTTGGCTAATGCGTTTAAGCCGCGTTATTTATTTATATTTTTTTGTGAGATATGAAGATGATTATGAAAGTACCAAGCCAAAAGAGTTTGATGCGTAATTCAAATTTTGAAATTATAAGGCATAGACAATTGGCCAATCCCAATTAGTAATTCTAAAATGATCTTATTCATCTTCTCTTCTGAAAATATCTTTAAACAAATTAGATTCCGAAAGCTCCTCAATATCACTTAGCTCTAACTCCAGTGCCTTTGTACTTTTATTGATCTCGATTAAAGAAAGCAGCAATGAAGAGAATAAAGTTACAAGGCTAACCCCGAAAATATAATGCGCCCAATGCAGCCAACCTTTGTAAATAGCATAGATACAGAATATGCATAACAAAAAGCTGATCACACTAAACATCTGCATATAACGTATCAGGTTAATACGGGAACGCAAATTTTTTATCTGCCCGATAATATGTTTTTCTTTTGCACCACCTAAATATTCATCGTGTAAAGCTCTTATACGTGCAGAAAGTGCTAAAAATCGATTGGTATATGCCAGCATTATTAATGTAATAGCAGGGAAAAGTAATGCCGGTGTGTTAATTGTGATCTCCATCATACTGCCAAAATACTAATTTTTAAAACTTAACGGAAAATTCAGTTTAATACCAATGTTTCGCCCCATGTTATAAATGCCCATGTATTTTAAGCGGCTTAAATGATCCTGGTATACAACATCAAAAATATTATTGGCAAAAATGGAAAGATTAAAAATTGTTTTTCCTTGCTTATTGTTGAAGCCTGCACCAATGCCGGCATTTATCAAGGTATAGCCTGGGGTAGGTGTTTCTGTATTGTCAGTAAGGTACACCCGGTCTTGCGCAGCATACCAGGCCGCCTGCACTTTTACAAAAGCATTTGTAATGTTTGATCGTTTGCATTCAAAATCATAACGTAGCTCCGATGTTCCATGTAAAGGAGGAATAAAGGGAAGATATTTATTGCTGTCTGACTGTAACCTCGGATCTATATCTTTTGTTAATCCGTATACAGCAGAAATGCTGTTCTCAAAATGTAATGACTTTAATGGATGTATATCAATGCTTAACTCTCCTCCATACAACTGCGCTTTTCCTTGTTGAAATTGATAGGTTTGATTGCCTGCAACTATAACAGAATCGTTACCCGTATAGCTTAATAAACGTTGATTAAAAATATAATTAGATATAACGTTATTGAATACACTAAAATTGATGACCAACTTTTGAGAACTATAAGTCAGCCCTATATCCTCCTGCAAACTAAACTCAGGTTTAAAATCAGCATTACCTATTTGATAAATATTGGTTCCCGGGTGAACACCATTGGAAGATATCTCCGAAATGTTGGGCGCCCGGTAGCCTCGGGAAATATTTGCTTTAACAGCAAATTGGTCGGAGAAATTATAGGTTGCGCCAATGCTTCCTGAAAAACCTGAAAATGTATGATGGTATTTATAAAAAGGATTAGATGCTCCCACTGTATCTATGCCATATACGGGTTTATCAAAGCTACTAATGGCATCGGGTTTTGTGTACAGGGCATCATTATTAAAAGTACGAACATCATAGCGAATGCCACCTGCAATATCCAATTTGTCAAATGTTTTCTTCAGCATGGCAAAAGGCCCGATATCAAATTGATTGTAGGAGGGGATGATGAACTCTGTTCCATTAGTAACGATATTGTCCTGGTACATTCCATTAGCCCCTACCGTTAGGTTCCATCCGTTGAATTCAGGAGCAAAGTATTTTACATCGTAAGAGTAAGTATTTAATTGTAAAAATAACCCGGGTACGGTTTGATAGGGAACTTCGGGATGACTATATTCTCTGCGAATACTTCTTTGAAAGCCTCCGTTTATGGTAAGCTTTCCCTTACCCAATGAAAAGCGGTTAGTTGAATAGATTCGGTAATGTTGTACGTGCTGATGCAAAGGTGTTATTGTATAGGAACTTAATTCATCATCCGGAACTATTCTTCGCACTGCGTCATCTTCTGTAATTTGTTGAGTAAACTTTCCGGTAGCTGAATCCCTGCTGCCATCGGGAATTTCCTGCAGATCATCATACAGCGAAAGGCTTAAATGCGAATAACCCCAACTGCCATGCAATCCTAAATATAAATTGGCATCGGTTTCGTTAAACGCTGTATTGTAAACTCTGCCATCCATTTTGTTTTGATAATTTGTTGCCTGCTTATGTGATGCACGAGCGATCCACTCAAATCCATTTATACCTGTAGCACCTAACATAGCAGAACCACCAAACATTCCGTTATTCGTTTGATATTGAGCGCTAATATTTCCC
The Ferruginibacter albus DNA segment above includes these coding regions:
- a CDS encoding DUF2721 domain-containing protein, with product MMEITINTPALLFPAITLIMLAYTNRFLALSARIRALHDEYLGGAKEKHIIGQIKNLRSRINLIRYMQMFSVISFLLCIFCIYAIYKGWLHWAHYIFGVSLVTLFSSLLLSLIEINKSTKALELELSDIEELSESNLFKDIFRREDE
- a CDS encoding TonB-dependent receptor gives rise to the protein MRILKLLLLFVGLLYLQTSFAAVKDTLTGTVSDSSTHLPIAGATVSIPDLKVIAITDTGGHYRFNNLPQGNYLLVIESISYKRQLRSITVNGNTIIDIEMHTSIVEESEVVVTGTSKATSVLRSPVPIITVNKQYLQQNLSTNIIDAIAKVPGVNALTTGPNVSKPFIRGLGYNRILTLFDGVRQEGQQWGDEHGIEVDDDAIERIEVIKGPASLTYGSDALAGVVNLIPTQPAPAGKMMGNISAQYQTNNGMFGGSAMLGATGINGFEWIARASHKQATNYQNKMDGRVYNTAFNETDANLYLGLHGSWGYSHLSLSLYDDLQEIPDGSRDSATGKFTQQITEDDAVRRIVPDDELSSYTITPLHQHVQHYRIYSTNRFSLGKGKLTINGGFQRSIRREYSHPEVPYQTVPGLFLQLNTYSYDVKYFAPEFNGWNLTVGANGMYQDNIVTNGTEFIIPSYNQFDIGPFAMLKKTFDKLDIAGGIRYDVRTFNNDALYTKPDAISSFDKPVYGIDTVGASNPFYKYHHTFSGFSGSIGATYNFSDQFAVKANISRGYRAPNISEISSNGVHPGTNIYQIGNADFKPEFSLQEDIGLTYSSQKLVINFSVFNNVISNYIFNQRLLSYTGNDSVIVAGNQTYQFQQGKAQLYGGELSIDIHPLKSLHFENSISAVYGLTKDIDPRLQSDSNKYLPFIPPLHGTSELRYDFECKRSNITNAFVKVQAAWYAAQDRVYLTDNTETPTPGYTLINAGIGAGFNNKQGKTIFNLSIFANNIFDVVYQDHLSRLKYMGIYNMGRNIGIKLNFPLSFKN